In Oryza brachyantha chromosome 1, ObraRS2, whole genome shotgun sequence, the following are encoded in one genomic region:
- the LOC102709523 gene encoding caffeoylshikimate esterase-like: protein MVLPKLDFCFVLQDQCSEDIKYDEEFIANSRGDKLFTCRWTPQKQAAKALIFICHGIAGECSISMRDTAARLVRAGYAVYGIDHEGHGRSSGRRCYVQNFSDIVTDCASYFTSICEKPENREKKRFLYGVSMGGSVALLLHRKDPAYWDGAVLLAPMCKISDDMRPHPIVVSALKMVCAVAPSWRIIPTPDIIDKVCKDPEMRKQVRSNPYIYRGNLPLKTCHELLMVSLDIEKNLHEVTLPFLVLHGGEDIVTDPSVSKLLYEEASSRDKTFKLYPGMWHALTAELPDDVEHVYSDIISWMDERAECTTVVSEMSGTPSA, encoded by the exons ATGGTAC TTCCCAaacttgatttttgttttgttttgcaggATCAGTGCAGTGAGGATATCAAGTATGACGAG GAGTTTATTGCGAACTCCCGTGGCGACAAGCTGTTCACTTGCAGATGGACGCCGCAGAAACAAGCGGCAAAAGCTCTGATCTTTATCTGTCatg GAATCGCAGGGGAGTGCAGCATATCGATGAGAG ATACCGCCGCTCGGTTGGTGCGAGCCGGATATGCCGTTTACGGGATTGATCATGAAGGCCATGGTAGATCATCTGGCCGGAGATGCTACGTACAAAACTTCAGCGACATCGTCACAGACTGCGCGAGCTATTTCACGAGTATTTGCG AGAAGCCAGAGAACAGAGAGAAGAAGAGGTTCCTGTACGGCGTCTCCATGGGTGGAAGCGTGGCGCTTCTCCTCCACAGGAAAGATCCAGCCTACTGGGACGGCGCCGTCTTGCTTGCTCCTATGTGCAAG ATTTCCGATGACATGCGGCCTCACCCTATCGTGGTCAGCGCTCTGAAAATGGTGTGCGCTGTAGCGCCAAGTTGGAGAATCATACCCACCCCAGACATCATCGACAAAGTTTGCAAGGATCCAGAGATGAGAAAGCAG GTTCGTTCAAATCCGTATATATACAGGGGAAATCTCCCACTGAAGACGTGTCATGAACTCCTGATGGTCAGCTTAGACATCGAGAAGAACCTGCATGAG GTGACACTGCCGTTCTTGGTCCTGCACGGTGGAGAAGACATCGTGACTGATCCTTCGGTGAGCAAGCTGCTGTACGAGGAAGCATCAAGCAGGGACAAAACCTTCAAGCTCTACCCTGGGATGTGGCATGCTCTGACGGCTGAGCTTCCTGACGACGTCGAGCATGTCTATTCTGATATCATCTCCTGGATGGACGAAAGGGCGGAATGCACAACCGTTGTTTCAGAAATGAGCGGCACGCCAAGTGCCTGA
- the LOC107303831 gene encoding dirigent protein 25-like, producing MQAQTRARILAQAYTALALLLTMLNTAAAHRPASHKPLVHPHDSDQTMTLYTTAGATPAETVVPSSQHPIFTGHGPIGHHSGGWLHLLTQPGALQPGAAAVVDEQFHGKKEFGQPLAGKLRGVLVTGLGDNGVRIVAVTASFAGDGEEDSLRFFGVHRDDQKESHVAVVGGTGRYDGATGFAVVRAADAHETSRDGSSSGVLSFRVHLK from the coding sequence ATGCAAGCACAAACTCGTGCGCGCATCCTCGCGCAAGCCTACACTGCACTCGCGCTCCTACTGACCATGCTAAAcacggccgccgcccaccggCCGGCGAGCCACAAACCCCTGGTCCACCCACATGACTCCGACCAGACCATGACACTCTACACCACCGCCGGAGCTACGCCGGCGGAAACCGTCGTTCCTTCATCACAACACCCAATCTTCACCGGTCACGGCCCAATCGGTCACCACTCCGGTGGCTGGCTGCACCTCCTGACGCAGCCGGGAGCGCTCCagcccggcgcggcggccgtcgtcgacgagcaGTTCCACGGCAAGAAAGAGTTCGGGCAGCCCCTGGCCGGGAAGCTGCGGGGAGTCCTTGTCACCGGCTTGGGGGACAACGGCGTCCGTATTGTGGCAGTGACGGCCTCgttcgccggcgacggtgaggaggatAGCCTCAGGTTCTTTGGGGTTCATCGCGACGACCAGAAAGAGTCTCACGTCGCGGTGGTCGGAGGGACGGGACGGTACGACGGCGCCACCGGATTCGCTGTTGTCAGAGCAGCTGATGCGCACGAAACTAGCAGAGATGGCAGCTCGAGCGGGGTTCTCAGTTTCAGGGTGCATCTCAAGTAG
- the LOC102700099 gene encoding UDP-glucuronic acid decarboxylase 1-like, translating into MSEQMKTPNSPRSTIGFVSSPPNSPRLTATPPTTSATATPRSPAMKQLHKPSPTHSPAAAHAPASKVPKPARPGPRSWVGYLLREQRLLFVLLGALIASSFFLLRPYLFSLSPSSHMPERGPLFSFASRSSASGVPAGFRPPPRRVVVTGGAGFVGSHLVDRLLEQGDSVIVVDNFFTGRKENVAHHLRNPRFELLRHDVVEPILLEVDRIYHLACPASPVHYKYNPIKTIKTNVMGTLNMLGLAKRIGARFLLTSTSEVYGDPLEHPQKETYWGHVNPIGVRSCYDEGKRTAETLTMDYHRGGGVEVRIARIFNTYGPRMCLDDGRVVSNFVAQALRRQPMTVYGDGKQTRSFQYVSDLVAGLMALMESDHIGPFNLGNPGEFTMLELAQVVKETIDPMATIEFKPNTADDPHMRKPDITKAKQLLRWEPKVSLREGLPLMVKDFRQRVLDE; encoded by the exons ATGTCTGAGCAAATGAAAACCCCAAACTCTCCTCGCAGTACCATCGGCTTTGTTTCTTCTCCCCCCAACTCGCCTCGCCTCACCGCGACGCCACCAACtacctccgccaccgccacgccgcgcTCTCCCGCCATGAAGCAGCTCCACAAGCCGTCCCCCACCcactcgccggcggcggcgcacgcccCGGCGTCCAAGGTCCCCAAGCCCGCGCGCCCCGGCCCGCGATCCTGGGTCGGGTACCTCCTCCGCGAGCAGCGGCTGCTCTTCGTCCTCCTCGGCGCGCTTATCGCGTCGtcgttcttcctcctccggcccTACCTCTTCTCCCTGAGCCCTTCCTCGCACATGCCCGAGCGCGGCCCCCTCTTCTCCTTCGCCTCGCGCTCCTCCGCGTCGGGCGTCCCCGCGGGgttccgcccgccgccgcgccgcgtcgtcgtcacgGGCGGCGCGGGCTTCGTGGGCAGCCACCTCGTCGACAGGCTTCTCGAGCAAGGGGACAGCGTGATCGTGGTGGATAACTTCTTCAccgggaggaaggagaacgtCGCGCACCACCTCCGGAACCCCAGGTTCGAGCTGCTCCGCCACGATGTCGTCGAGCCCATCCTGCTCGAGGTCGACCGGATCTATCACCTCGCGTGCCCCGCATCCCCCGTGCACTACAAGTACAACCCCATCAAGACGATC AAGACAAATGTCATGGGAACCTTGAATATGTTGGGACTGGCAAAGCGAATTGGTGCAAGGTTCTTGTTAACTAGCACAAGTGAAGTTTATGGAGATCCTCTAGAACATCCACAGAAGGAGACTTACTGGGGGCATGTTAACCCTATAG GTGTTAGGAGTTGTTATGATGAGGGGAAAAGAACAGCAGAGACTTTAACCATGGACTATCACCGAGGTGGTGGTGTTGAG GTGCGGATTGCTCGCATTTTCAACACATATGGCCCTCGAATGTGTCTAGATGATGGGCGTGTGGTTAGCAATTTTGTTGCCCAG GCATTGCGTAGGCAGCCAATGACAGTTTATGGCGATGGGAAACAAACAAGAAGTTTTCAGTATGTTTCTGATCTG GTTGCTGGATTGATGGCTCTGATGGAGAGTGATCACATTGGCCCTTTCAACCTGGGAAATCCAGGAGAATTTACCATGTTGGAACTTGCACAG GTTGTGAAGGAAACAATTGACCCAATGGCAACAATTGAATTCAAACCCAACACAGCTGATGATCCTCATATGAGAAAACCAGATATTACCAAGGCCAAGCAACTGCTACGTTGGGAGCCAAAGGTCTCTCTCAGGGAAGGTCTTCCGTTAATGGTGAAGGATTTCCGTCAAAGAGTTTTGGATGAGTAA
- the LOC102699823 gene encoding pectate lyase 4-like, whose translation METPQLVGQRGGELPAAVADAAFVPYAAIADSSLRALAGQAEGFGRHAIGGLHGDVYHVTTLEDDGDGSLREGCRRREPLWIIFDVSGTIRLSAAVRVSSYKTIDGRGQRVVLSGKGLQLRGCEHVIVCNLEVEGVRGHDADAVQIKPGSRHVWIDRCGLRDCADGLLDVTRGSTDVTVSRCRFSAHDKAVLIGASSGHVEDRRIRVTVHHCLFDGTRQRHPRVRFGRVHLYNNYTRNWGIYAVCASVESQIVSQSNIYEAGEKKKKVFMHMKEQAADRDRGSTGLIRSEGDLFLNGAEECTAHDSEAAAEGLWDFKVQDCYQSCSVQPASMALKELLECCTGWQPVPLPEDICLEEKTDPAPATTTA comes from the exons ATGGAAACTCCTCAACTCGTCGGCCAGCGCGGGGGAGAGCTGCCGGCGGCCGTGGCTGACGCCGCGTTCGTGCCGTACGCCGCCATCGCGGACTCCTCGCTGCGCGCCCTGGCCGGTCAGGCCGAGGGCTTCGGCCGCCACGCCATCGGCGGCCTCCACGGCGACGTCTACCACGTCACGACCCTGGAGG aCGACGGGGACGGCTCGCTCCGGGAGGGCTGCCGGAGGCGCGAGCCCCTGTGGATCATCTTCGACGTGTCCGGCACCATCCGCctctcggcggcggtgcgggtgTCGTCGTACAAGACCATCGACGGCCGCGGGCAGCGGGTGGTGCTGTCCGGCAAGGGGCTGCAGCTGCGGGGGTGCGAGCACGTCATCGTCTGCAACCTCGAGGTGGAGGGCGTCCGCGGgcacgacgccgacgccgtccaGATCAAGCCCGGGTCGAGGCACGTCTGGATCGACCGCTGCGGCCTCCGCGACTGCGCCGACGGCCTCCTCGACGTCACCCGCGGCAGCACGGACGTGACCGTGTCCAGGTGCCGCTTCTCGGCGCACGACAAGGCCGTGCTGATCGGGGCCAGCAGCGGCCACGTCGAGGACCGCCGCATCCGGGTCACCGTCCACCACTGCCTCTTCGACGGCACGCGGCAGAGGCACCCGCGCGTCCGCTTCGGCAGGGTGCACCTCTACAACAACTACACGAGGAACTGGGGCATATACGCTGTCTGCGCCAGCGTCGAGTCGCAG ATTGTATCCCAGTCCAACATTTACGAGGcaggggagaagaagaagaaagttTTCATGCACATGAAAGAACAG GCGGCAGACAGAGATCGGGGTTCAACCGGGCTCATCCGTTCTGAAGGAGACCTGTTCCTAAACGGTGCAGAAGAGTGCACTGCTCATGATTCAGAAGCTGCGGCAGAAGGGCTCTGGGACTTCAAGGTCCAGGATTGCTACCAGTCTTGTTCAGTCCAGCCAGCGTCAATGGCGCTCAAGGAGCTACTGGAGTGCTGCACGGGCTGGCAGCCAGTTCCACTGCCAGAAGACATTTGTCTCGAAGAAAAGACTGATCCTGCTCCTGCTACCACTACCGCTTGA
- the LOC102710086 gene encoding uncharacterized protein LOC102710086 produces the protein MDGGGDSSSPASYIRLVQHLIEKCICYNMNKEECMETLEKHANIKPVITSTVWKELEKENSEFFATYKKCPGEESVQNKSSSSQEAAGSKSSGGDDD, from the exons atggacggcggcggcgactcgtcgtcgccggcttcGTACATCAGATTG GTGCAGCATCTGATCGAGAAGTGCATCTGCTACAACATGAACAAGGAGGAATGCATGGAGACGCTGGAGAAGCACGCCAACATCAAGCCCGTCATCACCTCCACCG TGTGGAAGGAGCTTGAGAAGGAGAACAGTGAGTTCTTCGCCACGTACAAGAAGTGCCCAGGAGAGGAGTCAGTGCAGAACAAGAGTAGTTCTTCACAGGAAGCTGCTGGTTCCAAGAGTTCAGGGGGAGACGACGACTAG
- the LOC102709238 gene encoding ankyrin repeat-containing protein NPR4, with protein MSLEIHEEDGGGAGTAPVKVMTVSGSGKRGRYVRQVTGRHNDTDLHVAARGGDAGALRRALDEAAAAVATGEGREALEEVRRAVAAEPNEAGETPLVAAAERGHLEVVMELLRHLDAEGVAAKNRSGYDALHVAAREGHHAVMQEILLHNRLLAKTFGPANTTPLISAATRGHIEVVKLLLEIDDFGLVEMAKDNGKNALHFAARQGHVEIVKALLEKDPQLPRRNDKKGQTALHMAVKGTNCDVLRALVDADPAIVMLPDKNGNTALHVATRKKRAEIVAVLLRLPDTHVNALTRDHKTAYDIAEGLPLCEESSEIKDILTQHGALRSRELNQPRDELRKTVTEIKKDVHTQLEQTRKTNKNVHGIAKELRKLHREGINNATNSVTVVAVLFATVAFAAIFTVPGGNANNGVAIVVQTVSFRIFFIFNAIALFTSLAVVVVQITVVRGETKSERKVVEVINKLMWLASVCTTISFIASCYIVLGRHFQWAALLVSLIGGIIMTGVLGTMTYYVVKSKRIRKIRKKEKMSRRSGSSSWYDNTELSETELNQVYAL; from the exons ATGTCGCTCGAAATCCATGAAG AGGACGGAGGAGGGGCCGGGACGGCGCCGGTGAAGGTGATGACGGTGTCGGGGAGCGGGAAGCGGGGGCGGTACGTGCGGCAGGTGACGGGGCGGCACAACGACACCGACCTGCACGTGGCTGCCCGCGGAGGGGACGCCGGGGCGCTGCGCCGCGCGCTGgacgaggccgcggcggccgtggccacgggggaggggagggaggcgcTGGAGGAGGTCCGTCGGGCTGTGGCGGCGGAGCCCAACGAGGCCGGGGAgacgccgctcgtcgccgcggcggagagggggCACCTGGAGGTGGTAATGGAGCTGCTTAGGCACCTGGACGCTGAGGGCGTCGCCGCGAAGAACAGGTCGGGGTACGATGCGCTGCACGTCGCGGCGAGAGAAGGGCATCATG CTGTTATGCAGGAAATATTACTTCACAATAGGTTGCTTGCCAAAACCTTTGGACCTGCAAATACTACTCCTCTTATATCAGCAGCAACAAGGGGCCATATCGAAGTGGTCAAGTTGTTACTAGAAATAGATGATTTTGGATTGGTGGAAATGGCCAAAGATAATGGAAAAAATGCCTTGCATTTTGCTGCTCGACAAGGGCACGTTGAAATTGTTAAAGCATTACTTGAGAAAGATCCTCAGCTACCAAGAAGGAATGACAAGAAAGGTCAAACTGCCTTGCATATGGCTGTAAAAGGAACAAACTGTGATGTGCTCAGAGCACTTGTCGATGCTGATCCAGCAATTGTAATGCTGCCAGACAAAAATGGAAACACTGCTTTGCATGTAGCAACAAGGAAAAAGCGAGCAGAG ATAGTTGCTGTTCTCTTGCGGTTACCAGATACCCATGTCAATGCACTGACCAGAGACCACAAGACTGCCTATGATATAGCTGAAGGCTTGCCACTATGTGAGGAATCTTCTGAAATAAAGGATATTTTAACTCAGCATGGCGCACTAAGATCCAGGGAGCTGAATCAGCCTCGAGATGAACTCCGAAAAACAGTGACGGAGATCAAAAAAGATGTCCACACACAGCTGGAACAGACGAGAAAGACAAACAAAAATGTGCATGGAATTGCTAAGGAACTCAGAAAGTTGCACAGAGAAGGCATCAATAATGCAACAAACTCAGTAACTGTTGTTGCAGTACTTTTTGCTACGGTAGCCTTTGCAGCCATATTCACTGTACCTGGTGGGAATGCCAACAATGGAGTTGCAATTGTTGTTCAGACAGTCTCCTTTAGGATTTTCTTCATCTTTAATGCCATAGCTCTCTTTACATCATTGGCGGTGGTCGTAGTTCAGATAACAGTTGTCAGGGGAGAAACTAAGTCTGAGCGGAAGGTTGTTGAGGTGATCAACAAGCTTATGTGGTTGGCATCAGTTTGCACTACCATTTCTTTCATAGCCTCTTGCTATATTGTGCTAGGCCGCCATTTCCAGTGGGCAGCTCTCCTGGTTAGTTTGATAGGTGGTATCATAATGACTGGTGTTCTTGGTACAATGACATACTATGTGGTGAAATCAAAGCGCATAAGgaagataagaaaaaaagagaagatgtCAAGAAGAAGTGGGTCGAGCTCCTGGTATGATAATACCGAGCTCTCAGAGACAGAGCTTAACCAAGTGTATGCCTTGTAA
- the LOC102708956 gene encoding probable membrane-associated kinase regulator 4 — translation MARHGPQSHDQPLQEEDYIDMDLSSPAAAQAVTARASLLCYSTAMAASSQNSREFEFHMSAPVDKWEPMASPADELFYKGKLLPLHLPPRIQMVEKLLESAAEKGLLSASTAPATPYQSCNVSPANSCYVSGELNAEHYFHECTSAGIGAEEEEAACEKKTWSRKLKFIRHLNLGLKLKASKAYLKTIFATKGGNTDSKTGTPAANELSHAQFKSWRKNPFGQIRSNRYISSPISNSLALGGKLKEDEFGHRRSFSSVIIRCSSSTSNKTSSASTSSCSSSNSSSSILSSNDSGVGPVLRRSSSASSEMDNPIQGAIAYCKKSQQLASVRKSASDAGFRFMSSSASRIAAESEDSDDIIEICRR, via the coding sequence ATGGCGAGACATGGCCCCCAAAGCCATGACCAACCACTCCAAGAAGAGGACTACATAGACATGGACCTGAGCTCACCTGCGGCAGCACAGGCGGTCACCGCTAGAGCAAGCTTGCTCTGCTACAGCACAGCCATGGCGGCCTCCTCACAAAACTCAAGGGAGTTCGAGTTCCACATGTCAGCTCCGGTTGACAAGTGGGAGCCCATGGCATCACCAGCCGATGAGCTCTTCTACAAGGGGAAGCTACTGCCGCTCCACCTTCCACCACGCATCCAGATGGTGGAGAAGCTGCTCGAGAGTGCAGCTGAGAAGGGACTGCTCTCCGCGAGCACTGCACCAGCAACACCTTACCAGTCGTGCAATGTGTCACCAGCAAATTCATGCTATGTCAGTGGAGAGCTCAATGCAGAGCATTACTTCCACGAATGCACGTCTGCTGGTATTGGagctgaggaggaggaggcggcctgTGAGAAGAAGACCTGGTCCAGGAAGCTCAAGTTCATCAGGCATCTCAACCTTGGACTCAAGCTCAAGGCATCAAAAGCTTATCTCAAGACAATATTTGCCACTAAAGGAGGCAATACAGATAGCAAAACTGGCACACCTGCTGCAAATGAGCTCTCTCATGCGCAGTTCAAGTCTTGGAGGAAGAACCCGTTTGGCCAGATCAGAAGCAACAGGTACATATCCTCACCTATCAGCAACAGCCTCGCGCTTGGAGGGAAGCTTAAAGAAGACGAGTTTGGCCACAGGAGATCCTTCTCCAGTGTCATTATCCGGTGCTCGTCATCAACATCAAACAAGACATCCTCTGCGTCAACATCATCATGTTCTTCATCGAATTCATCCTCCTCCATACTGAGCTCAAATGACTCTGGCGTGGGGCCAGTGctgaggaggagcagcagtgCAAGCTCAGAGATGGACAATCCAATCCAGGGCGCAATAGCATACTGCAAAAAGTCGCAGCAACTGGCCTCAGTGAGAAAGAGTGCAAGCGATGCAGGTTTTCGGTTCATGTCATCATCAGCATCACGGATAGCTGCAGAGTCTGAAGATTCAGACGATATAATTGAGATTTGCCGACGATGA